Proteins encoded within one genomic window of Aquarana catesbeiana isolate 2022-GZ linkage group LG03, ASM4218655v1, whole genome shotgun sequence:
- the LOC141134870 gene encoding olfactory receptor 8A1-like, which produces MAVTNTTQVSFFQFSGLTKDGRLVPFLFIFFTLVYAVTLVGNTGMITLVQLTSSFHTPMYYFLSYLSAVDLCYSSVIMPKMLCDLWSDRKPISYKGCAVQLFFFAGLAVTEALLLSGMSYDRYAAICHPLHYNSIMTRKKCWGLVILATCIGFLQSSVQTSCVFSLHYCGSNVIDHFYCDIPPLLKLSCSRTFPCDTVTVFFTCSCGIGSMVTVLSSYSLIVASILRMNSAEGRQKAFSTCSSHITCISIFYGTVFFIYLRPPTAAFDKRDKVASVFYSVMIPMLNPLIYSLRNQEVRKVLRKAIHKSHQ; this is translated from the coding sequence ATGGCAGTCACCAACACCACTCAAGTTAGCTTTTTCCAATTTTCTGGACTGACCAAAGATGGAAGGCTTGTCCCGTTCCTTTTCATATTCTTCACACTTGTATATGCTGTGACTCTCGTTGGCAATACCGGCATGATTACTCTGGTTCAACTCACCTCCAGCTTCCATACCCCAATGTACTATTTCTTGAGTTACCTGTCTGCAGTTGACCTGTGCTACTCCTCCGTGATAATGCCCAAGATGCTGTGTGACCTGTGGTCTGATAGAAAGCCCATCTCATACAAAGGCTGTGCTGTTCAACTATTTTTCTTCGCTGGCCTGGCAGTCACAGAGGCTCTTCTGCTCTCAGGGATGTCGTACGACCGATACGCTGCTATCTGCCACCCTCTCCACTATAACTCAATAATGACCAGGAAGAAATGTTGGGGTTTGGTCATCCTGGCTACATGTATTGGCTTCTTGCAGTCCTCAGTGCAGACCAGCTGTGTGTTCAGTCTCCACTACTGTGGATCAAACGTTATAGACCACTTTTACTGTGACATCCCTCCACTTCTTAAATTGTCCTGCTCTAGAACTTTTCCATGTGACACTGTAACAGTCTTCTTCACATGTTCTTGTGGTATAGGCTCCATGGTGACAGTTCTATCCTCATACTCTCTCATAGTGGCTTCTATCTTACGGATGAATTCGGCTGAAGGTAGGCAGAAGGCCTTCAGTACTTGCTCTTCACATATCACGTGTATTTCCATCTTCTACGGAACTGTATTTTTTATCTACTTGCGTCCTCCTACTGCTGCGTTTGACAAAAGAGATAAGGTGGCCTCTGTTTTCTACTCTGTGATGATACCCATGCTGAATCCACTTATATACAGCTTGAGGAACCAGGAGGTGAGAAAGGTTCTAAGGAAGGCAATACACAAATCTCACCAATAA
- the LOC141134332 gene encoding olfactory receptor 5AR1-like: MNFKNKTAVKVFELAGLSNDRRLAPFLFFIFLLVYLVSVLANVGMMFLILKSSSLQTPMYYFLSFLSLVDLLYSSVITPKMLGDLLSQSKTISFNGCSTQFFFFALLAVIEAILLSTMSYDRYVVICQPLHYVLLMTKKRCLSLILLVFIVGCFASVVQTSCIFTLEYCGPNLINHFYCDAPPLLKLSCSDTLLCDLVAFFIVSTCGAGSLMTILVSYTLIVLSILCIKSKKGRQKVFNTCSSHIMCLSIFYGTVFFIYLRPTEHSFEEQDRVVAILYTVLIPMLNPLIYSLRNQYVKQAIKKAIHINP, encoded by the coding sequence ATGAACTTCAAAAACAAGACAGCTGTGAAGGTCTTTGAGTTGGCAGGACTATCCAATGACAGACGGCTTGCCCCattcctcttcttcatcttcttactTGTTTACCTTGTCTCTGTTTTGGCGAATGTTGGCATGATGTTCTTGATTCTTAAATCTTCTAGTCTTCAGACTCCGATGTATTATTTCCTGAGCTTCCTTTCTCTAGTGGACCTCCTATACTCTTCCGTTATAACACCTAAAATGCTGGGTGACCTTCTATCCCAAAGTAAGACCATATCATTTAATGGTTGttcaacacaattttttttctttgctttactGGCAGTCATAGAAGCTATCTTACTGTCAACCATGTCATATGACCGATATGTAGTTATCTGCCAACCTCTACACTATGTCTTACTAATGACCAAGAAGAGATGTTTGAGTCTGATTCTTCTTGTCTTCATAGTTGGTTGCTTTGCATCTGTAGTGCAAACCAGCTGCATATTTACCTTGGAATATTGTGGACCAAACCTTATAAACCACTTCTACTGTGACGCCCCACCCCTGCTGAAATTGTCCTGCTCCGATACTCTTTTGTGTGATTTGGTAGCCTTCTTCATTGTAAGTACTTGTGGTGCAGGTTCATTGATGACTATCTTGGTCTCTTACACACTCATTGTTTTGTCTATTCTTTGTATAAAGTCGAAGAAAGGTCGTCAGAAAGTCTTTAATACATGCTCCTCACATATTATGTGCCTCTCTATCTTCTATGGGACAGTTTTCTTCATCTATTTGCGTCCTACAGAACACAGCTTCGAGGAACAAGACAGGGTGGTCGCCATATTGTACACAGTACTGATACCTATGCTCAATCCTCTTATATACAGTCTGAGGAACCAATATGTGAAACAGGCCATCAAGAAAGCAATACATATAAATCCAtga